In a single window of the Bacteroidales bacterium genome:
- a CDS encoding Ig-like domain-containing protein: MKHRHFLHLCTNFVAVIKSFSFAFLVGFGFMLLFGCASQVSPGGGPKDAEPPVVVRSEPLNFSTSFNQSTIQLTFNEFVKLKQANEQILISPPMKVRPEYRLRGKTVIIDLKEELLPNTTYSIFFGSAIVDITEENPLTDFLYVFSTGEYLDSLSVAGEVANAFTGLPEENIFVMLYSIGNDTVPVDSLPMSVRPLYVTKTDKNGIYRLQFLRNEPMKLFALNDMNSNYLFDIPDEEVAFADTLVIPEKPLTIEPEPVSDGNDSLMVRDSIIVRDLYKNYYPLRLFQHVDSTQRLLSGDGLLPPKFRLVFRHPAQNLSIELSEPQVEGDWKIEELNSRKDSLMVWLTRSEFDTLQVKISLADTVFDTIQIVIPEKKETKTTQRRRDADEPVKPQRLTVAGNVKSRTLDLTDSLILTFENPLVSFDFSDILMIAGNDTIIGAPFAPLDSIRRKFILEKRLNEETLYDFTFPDSILTDIYGLTNDSVRIVFKTKGLNEYGNLFIDLQIKDENHPYILQLLDIKDKIIREHYVHRSGEVKFELLNPAIYRLKAIRDAWPNRRWDTGDYIEKRQPEEVFFYPAELQVRPNWDIEEQWVIE; this comes from the coding sequence CATCTTTGCACAAATTTCGTTGCAGTGATCAAATCATTTTCTTTTGCATTTTTAGTGGGATTTGGCTTCATGCTATTGTTTGGCTGTGCCAGCCAGGTTTCTCCCGGTGGAGGCCCAAAAGACGCAGAACCGCCGGTTGTGGTTAGAAGCGAACCACTAAATTTTTCCACAAGTTTTAATCAGAGCACCATTCAACTCACCTTTAACGAATTTGTGAAGCTAAAGCAGGCCAATGAGCAAATTCTGATCTCTCCGCCCATGAAAGTCAGACCAGAGTACCGTTTGCGCGGAAAGACCGTAATTATTGATCTGAAAGAAGAATTGTTACCCAACACAACCTACTCCATTTTCTTTGGCAGCGCCATCGTTGACATTACCGAAGAAAATCCGCTCACCGATTTTCTCTATGTTTTTTCAACCGGGGAATACCTCGACTCCCTATCGGTTGCGGGGGAAGTGGCGAATGCTTTTACCGGTTTGCCCGAAGAAAACATTTTTGTCATGTTGTATTCCATCGGAAATGATACTGTGCCGGTAGATTCACTACCCATGTCAGTCAGGCCGTTGTATGTTACCAAAACAGATAAAAACGGGATTTACAGGCTGCAATTTCTCAGGAATGAGCCGATGAAACTTTTTGCCCTGAATGACATGAACAGCAACTATCTCTTCGACATTCCTGACGAGGAGGTTGCATTTGCCGATACACTGGTAATCCCTGAAAAACCATTGACCATTGAGCCTGAACCTGTTTCAGATGGCAATGATTCCTTAATGGTCAGGGATTCAATAATCGTCAGGGATTTGTACAAAAACTATTATCCGCTCCGGCTATTTCAACATGTGGACTCTACACAGCGACTGCTCAGCGGTGACGGACTTCTCCCGCCAAAATTCCGCCTTGTGTTCAGACACCCGGCACAAAACCTTTCAATCGAGCTATCAGAACCACAAGTTGAGGGGGATTGGAAAATCGAAGAACTGAACTCCCGTAAGGATTCACTTATGGTTTGGCTAACAAGATCGGAGTTTGATACCCTACAGGTGAAGATCAGTTTAGCCGATACGGTTTTCGATACCATTCAGATTGTCATTCCGGAAAAGAAAGAAACAAAAACGACCCAACGCAGACGCGACGCTGATGAGCCGGTTAAACCCCAAAGACTGACGGTAGCAGGTAATGTTAAAAGTCGCACATTAGATTTAACGGACTCATTGATACTAACTTTTGAAAACCCCCTGGTTAGCTTTGATTTTTCTGATATATTGATGATTGCAGGAAACGATACCATCATTGGGGCGCCATTCGCACCTCTGGACAGCATCCGGCGAAAATTCATCCTTGAAAAACGGCTGAATGAAGAAACCCTTTACGATTTTACTTTCCCGGACTCAATCCTAACCGACATTTACGGACTGACCAACGATTCAGTTCGCATTGTTTTCAAGACTAAAGGACTCAATGAATATGGCAACCTGTTTATTGATTTGCAGATCAAAGACGAAAATCATCCTTACATCCTGCAATTGCTTGATATCAAGGATAAGATCATCAGGGAGCACTATGTGCACCGGTCGGGAGAAGTAAAATTTGAATTGCTGAATCCGGCTATTTACCGGTTAAAAGCGATCCGGGATGCATGGCCAAACCGTCGCTGGGATACAGGCGACTACATCGAAAAGCGGCAACCTGAGGAGGTATTTTTCTATCCGGCGGAGCTACAGGTACGACCCAACTGGGATATCGAGGAACAATGGGTAATCGAGTAA